From Scylla paramamosain isolate STU-SP2022 chromosome 16, ASM3559412v1, whole genome shotgun sequence, one genomic window encodes:
- the LOC135107916 gene encoding protein phosphatase inhibitor 2-like, with translation MADNLSKQPKKGILKNSSSFEGNERQREKGTKWDEMNILATLHPKDKDYGHMKIEEPKTPYTKYNEGHSDDEQDGLDADLLAKKIQLGGNELPKALVEPEVEELSEEESAEEIEKRKIFEMKRKQHYNEYYAVKLARKLMEDDSEEDEDGEEDENKESAGKDAVSTNDEREASMEEVVEDGKEVSGSHSEEMAVSDEQQESGLGS, from the exons ATGGCCGACAACCTCAGCAAGCAGCCCAAGAAGGGTATACTGAAAAATTCGTCTAGTTtcgaaggaaatgaaagacagagaga AAAAGGGACTAAATGGGATGAGATGAACATCCTAGCAACGCTTCACCCAAAGGACAAAGACTATGGTCACATGAAGATTGAAGAGCCCAAGACACCATATACAAAGTACAATGAAGGTCATTCTGATGATGAGCAGGATGGCCTGGATGCTGATCTTCTGGCCAAAAA AATTCAGCTTGGAGGTAATGAACTTCCCAAGGCATTAGTGGAGCCAGAAGTGGAGGAGCtaagtgaagaagaaagtgcAGAAGAAATAG agaaaagaaaaatttttgaaatgaagaggaagcaACATTATAATGAGTATTATGCTGTAAAGCTTGCTCGAAAGTTAATGGAAGATGATTCTGAGGAAGAcgaagatggagaagaggatgaaaacaaAGAATCTGCAGGTAAAGATGCAGTAAGTacaaatgatgagagagaggcaagcATGGAAGAAGTTGttgaggatggaaaggaagttTCAGGAAGTCATAGTGAAGAAATGGCAGTGAGCGATGAACAACAAGAAAGTGGGTTAGGATCATAA